The sequence below is a genomic window from Eleginops maclovinus isolate JMC-PN-2008 ecotype Puerto Natales chromosome 20, JC_Emac_rtc_rv5, whole genome shotgun sequence.
TATATCACGTTTTCTATACTGTTGAAAACAGGCAATAATCCGACAGAGTACAAACCTTTTCCtcttcaatttgtttttatcctGCAGCTCAATCCCCCGTTTACCGTGTTGTCCTGCTGCTCCCATATTGACAATCCTCTCAGAAAGATGCTAGAGATGAGTGAAATGACGACAAATGACGACAACAGTaaatagccaatcagattgcAGTGTAGCAACAGCTAATCAGCCGCACCTGGCAATACATTTGTGGCAATACATCCGTTTTCATTGAACTTCGGGCATGCGCATTGTTTTATTCTCGAGCCAAGCGCAATTAAACACCATTTCAAAACTATTACATCCAACGACTTAAATAATGTAGAAAAACGATAAATGACAGCGGCCAcgaatgttttatttaatattgaataGCTTTGCTTTGCCAGTTACAGTACCATAGAactaaacacacatacagtatattttcaatgcaatgttttttacaGTTCAAAGCTCATACATTTAccaaaaatatagaaaatgcaATCTCTAGAGGAGGAATCccacaatttttattttttacaagtgCATTATTTAAggattacatttatttccaaattaCTCAGTACCACTTAAATACTTTTCTTTGTTGCCAGCAGGTGGGGTTATACCCCAATTGCCCAAATAACCcatctctttttaaaacactatTACCTTCAATTTGATTCATGAACTTCTTGTTTCTTTTGATATGTTTCATCAGGACCCCCTCATGGGCCTACTGGATGGCAGAGATGACATGGACAAGGAGGACGGGAAGCCTGAACCAGAGGCCATCTACGAAACCAACTGTCACTGGGAGAACTGCAGCAAGGAGTTTGACACACAAGACCAGCTAGTTCATGTAAGAGATAGATCAGTCAAAAGACATTGTACAAAAATCTGGAAATCAGCTTTTAAGCAAAAAGGGATCTACAGTATACCACATAGATTTTTAATGGATCCCTCTATATATCTGTTTACTTTACAGCACATCAACAATGAGCACATCCATGGGGAAAAGAAGGAATTTGTGTGTCACTGGCAGGAGTGCTCTCGAGAACAGAGGCCGTTCAAAGCCCAGTACATGCTGGTGGTTCATATGCGcagacacacaggagagaagCCACATAAGTGCACTGTGAGTGTATCCAAATCACTCTCCATgtacttgtttttctttgttttaaatcagtgtttttctttgcaattTTAATCGCATATTGGTTGTTGTGATAAGAACTGTTTGGTTTTGTCTAGTTTGAAGGCTGTAATAAGGCCTACTCTCGCCTGGAGAATTTGAAGACCCATCTGCGCTCTCACACTGGAGAGAAACCATACGTGTGTGAACATGAAGGCTGTAACAAAGCCTTCTCCAACGCTTCAGATCGGGCCAAGCACCAGAACCGAACTCACTCCAATGAGGTACTGTAGTGTGCACCACTGAAAAGTaaccaaatacatttgaatatgatTGTATACATTattgaaattgtttttatattagagACAGAATCATTAtcagaaatgctttatttgtcGCACAGCAGGGACATTTTTAATGTAACAGCAAAGGGAGAGTGCAGATACAAAGGCAAAAATGAAGCGAGTGGACTCAAATGTTTAATAGGCCATATTTTATATGTCCACATTTAACaagggatttatttttgattgataaTATCACATAAGAGTCTTGCAGGGATTCAAACTTCTGAAAATAGTTTGGGATGTTTATAATGCTAGCTATAGCAAATCAGGTTTGTAATTAGCACAAAATAATAAACTGGTAAttgtgaaaaacattttcatttgaaatcaaaTTGTAATAAAGTATGTTTTGGTATGCAAGACTGTGTATGGACAAAGTAGGTTTTATGTATTGACAGTCTCTTTGCTCTTTTACAGAAACCTTATGTTTGTAAGATCCCCGGCTGCACTAAGCGGTACACAGATCCAAGCTCTTTGCGTAAACATGTGAAGACGGTGCATGGTCCTGAAGCCCACATCACCAAGAAGCATCGTGGAGACACAGGACCTCGACCCCCGGGTTCAGCTATGAACCCTGGAGGCCCGAGCTCTGAACTGCTGCTGGAGAAAGAGGAGACACGCAGGGAGGACTGTAAACTGCTTATTCCTGAGACGACTCTGGTAAGTAATAACGTTTGCCTGTGGTCTGCAGGATCCTTTAAATACAAGAAACTTAACAGCTGATAGAATCAACACATCCATCTTTTTTCCCCATTGTGTACAAATCACATTATAAGCATTCTTGCAAAAGCGTTGACATTTGAGCACATCATATATCTTGTTTCAGAAATCCCAGCCCAGCCCCGGTGGTCAATCATCCTGCAGTAGCGAACGTTCTCCACTGGGAAGCGCCAACAACAATGACAGTGGGGTCGAGATGAACCTAAATGCAGCTGGCAGTCTGGAGGATCTCACAGCACTGGAGGATGGAGTTGCCGGTGGAGGAGGGGAGCCAGGAAGTGTTGCAACAATGGGAATGTCAACCCAGGCTTTGAAGAGACTGGAGAACCTGAAGATTGACAAGCTGAAGCAAATCCGCAGGCCGCCCCCTCCTGGCCGCTGTGCGAGTAACAAACTACCTGCACTTCCAGGTATGTGATGATATAACAAATTAATCCAAAACTCTGGTATGTGCCTATCCTTTGGTTTGTATTGGGAAAGCATGAGTTGttgcataaaaaacaatatttaaactgGGCTGAAATATAAATTGTTACAACATTGTTTTATCTAAATTGACattcatagtttttatttaaatgtttctaagCTTTCTCCTTCTGGATATTTATTTTCAGGTCCAGGGGAGAATATGGGAATGTGTGCACCTTCTCCACTCCTCTCAAATCGACGAGTTATGGAACTGTCCAATCACGATTTAGGAGGTGGGACATCCATTGGCTGCTCTTCTAATGACAGAAGAGGAAGCGGCACCAGCAGCTTAAGCTCTGCATATACTGTTAGCCGTCGGTCCTCCATGGTCTCTCCTTACCTCTCCAGCCGGCGCTCCAGTGACGTCTCACAAATGGGAGGAACTGTAGGCGGAGGATGTCACCTCCTTGGCCCAGAGCAGAGTGTGGGAGACCCCCTCTCACCTGAGACAAATCGCAGAGGAGCTCCATGTCCTGGAGGAGGATTGCCAGGTCTTCCTAATTTAACACCTGCCCAGCAATACAGCCTAAAGGCCAAATATGCTGCAGCAACTGGTGGACCACCACCTACTCCTTTACCCAATATGGAGCAGCCAGTTACTCCAGGCAGAAGAGGAGGTGTTTTGAGTGAGTACCACGGTCAGCCTCTGCCTCCATTCCTCCAACATGGTGGTCCACGTAGGCACAGTGCCAACACAGAATATGGCACTGGTGTCATCTACCCACACCAGGCTCCAGGCAACCATAGCAGGCGAGCCAGTGACCCTGTCCGATCAGTAGCAGATCCTCAAGCTCTCCCCAAGCGCTTCAATAGCCTTAATAATGTAGCCATGATGGGCCGAAGGAATGCACTTCAACATCGTGGCTCCGACACCAGTCTTTCCCGCCATCTTTACTCCCCTCGGCCACCTAGCATCACAGAGAATGTAATGATGGAGGCTATGGGTATGGAGCCCCAGATTGGCTCTGTTGAAGCCAGGGATCGTTCCATGATGATGCCCCCTGGAGAGAGAAGCTTCATGGGATATCAGCAACAGCATCAAACTATGGGAGGAGCTGGGGGTTCCCTTGGAAATCAACTGTCTCCAAGACATGACTCTCTGAGCTGCCCAGACCAGGGTTACATGCAGGGCCACTACCAGAACCAGGGGGGGGAAGTCCCTTCCAGAGCTGGTGGAAATTCAATAGGCCAAGCAAGGCCTGTTCACACAGAGGGAATGTCCAATTCCCTTCTCCAACAGGCCGAGTACAGCATGAGCACATGCCAGCTTAGTCCCTCAGGCCCCCATTACCCAGGCATTGGCCAGGGTGGTGATGCTGGAGGCCCTTGGAGTGATTCCCACAGCCAAATTCAAACTCCCAACCATGCTCTCCAGAACCAGCGAGGAATGCAGTTTGCAGATCCTAGCCTGCagcctcaacacacacaggcccaCTTCAACAATCAGACAGGCCTCTACAACAGTCCAGATGGAACCCACAAGCTTACCATCAAGCCAGAGCAGCAGTTCCACCCTGGGATGGGAGGTGGAAATGCCTGTCAAAGTGCTAAGCTCCAACAGCAGCGGAtgctcctccagcagcctcaAGGTTACCCACAACCGACTGGCCAGGTCCTGCTGAGGAACTCCAACAATCCCAGCTGTGACTTTCAAGGGCAGAACCAGAACTCCTACCCCAGTGCAGGGGGCTTGAGCTTAGGCTGTGCTGGCACTGCGCTGACAGATGGGCAGAGGTCAGAAACCCCCATGATGCAGGTAAAGGAGATGATGGTGAGAAACTATGTACAGTCCCAGCAAGCACTCATGTGGGAGCAGCAACaagaacagcaacaacagcagcagcagcagcagcagcagagtggaaTAAAACCCCCTCCTCTATCTGATAATATGGATATGAGTGGCCAGACAGCAATGATGCAGCGAAGTCCACAGCATCAAAATCAGAATCTTTACTCCAACCAGCCTTACCCGTCCTACCCCAACCAGAACCTGGTCATGAGCCCTCCGGCCCACAGCCGAGGGACCAGCTCTGTGACACCTAAAGAACAGCAGCTGACAGGTGTCCAAGGCTCATGTTATGGCCAGGAGATAGTGGTTCCCAGGCCTCCTCAGGGACGGAAACCTGTCAGCCGCCAGAACAGCCTTTCACAGGTAGCAGGGAGCTACCTTGGAAGCCCCCCCCACCTCAGCCCTGTCCACTCAAATTCCAGCCCCAGGCGAGCAGTCCGACTTCTTCCAGTCCAGCATCCACAGCACCcgcaaaatgaaatgttctctccttccaataacaacaacaacatgtactATTCAGATCAGATAAACATGGACAAACACATGGACCCCCAGAATGGACCTTGTGTCAACCAGCAGCACAGTATGGGTTCCAACCTTGACCCTTCAGGGGGGACAAAACCTGTCCCTATGACTCCCTATCCTGAATCTGGCCCCATCTCCAATGCATTAGAAAACTTGGACCTGGATAACGCTCGCATAGACTTCACCTCCATCATTGATGATGCTGATTCTTCCTCGTTCAGCCCAATCAACCCTCCCCTTCTGGGTCAGCCAGGGTCTTCCACCCAGGCCTCATCCCGTCTCAACACCCCCCAGACTTCTGTCACCTTAGCTGCAGGCTCAGGTCTGTCCAACATGGCTGTAGGTGACATGACGTCAATGCTCACCTCGCTGGCTGGGGAGAACAAATACCTGAACACACTGTCTTAGGAGAAACGTTTAGGGCATCTCTGTCAAGATTAACAATCAGGTAGAGGCCTTGACCAGTtcttaatgttttaattgaGATCCCACATGAAAATCCAGTATTCAGGAGTAACCAGCAGGGGGTTACTTTGCAAGAACTTTCAGTTAGGGAATAGAATAAGTGGGCCCCTTTTTAAATGGATCATTTGATGTGATGGATCATATGTCTGggcttttttaaacattcacatACGTCTTTATAAATAAACCCAACATATAAACTTGTATTCAATCCAGGATCCTGAAATTGAGAGGGGTCTTTAGCTAATGGAATCTCCATGTAATGCATTTTGTTCACAAGTTGAGACAAAGCTACGAATGTGATCCTATCACAGGtttcaaaattgtaaaaatCCTCACTTACAGCCTTAAAACCAAAGGTGCCTGATCAACCTCCCTCACTGTATTGTTCCTTCGCTGCCTTGGTACTTGGTATTTTTCTGTGCCTTACTGTAAGACACAGAGCCTTATGCCTGAAATGAAACTGATACTGAACATTTTCCAAACAGGCATTTCAGTCACATGGGGCTGTGGCAACAGTGGAGCAGAGAAGGATGCATGTAAATAagttttatatacatatattataatgtTGTGTACATGACAATGAGACAATGGATTAATCATCCTCTGTCTTGTGAGAGACTGCTTGAATTCTGATGGCCAATGTTCAGACAGGAGTTTATAAGACGGGTGTTTCCAAAAGCTAAGTGAAGACTAAAATTGTGCTTTTAGTGGTTGAGAAATTGTTTCTCTGTGCTACTAAATAATAATCTGTATTAATAGGGATTTCTTCCTTATCATTAACAACACACTCCATAGTGGCCTATCAGTATTCCAACACATACACAGATGCAATCAGAGGCAGACACTCAGGACTTGTTGGTGTTTGAATCTTTAGTTTTCAGATGACATGTATGTTGTAATTGCCTTTCCAGACAGAGAGTTTGCACTCCACATGTTTACTGTAAGTGTTTGTAAAGCAGCTGTGCACTTGTTTTCTTTCAAGTGGTGTTTATAACTGCAAAACAGAAAGGTCCCTGGTTCTTTATGAGGTACATACATAGTGGTTGATACGTTCCTATATGTTGTGTGTGCCCAGAAACTCTCTAAGTTACAGTATGTCTGATTAAACAATAACCCAATCTACTACTGGTGCATGACTCAGCTGAGGATTACGGCTAATTTGAATAACACCTGAATCAGCTGATTTCTAATAGTTGCCCATGTTTCAGCAACTGAGGTACACCAATAGTACAGTGCTGCTGCACTCTGGCTCTGATCCCAAAGAGGAGTTATTTGGAAAATTCCTCATACTAATTCAGAATAAAGGATCAAGAAGCGGGAACTTTATCAATTGCTACCACTGtagtaaaatacatattttcacgGGTACAGTGAGGTACTTTTTGCAACTATTGAGCTGATTCAGACGGAAGAAGGCTGCAGCTTTTGGTAGGAGGACTATTTTAACACTGTGGCTTTGCACTGACTACAGCACTGCATGGAAAGGTTTCTGTCTCTTATGACTATTCACATGAACCTCATTTTGATAGCGATAAAGaattattacagtatttttgaTAGTGAATTAAGAACATATCTGAGCAAAGCTAGACCCAATTAGTCCACAATTAAGTATTGCTGGAGCATTTTATGGGACTTTCCAGAATAACACTTCAAAGTCTACCAAGCATTAGCATGAAAgtacatttcttcattttggAAAAAGTTAAAAAACTACCAAAGACACCTTAAAATGACTGATAAAAAGATGCACAAATACTCTATTTTAACACAACACTAACACTAGCAATAAGGGCATGAACATTGACTGATAGTGCTGTTCTTTAGAATGTATGagatgttttgtataaaattatctttttatgttaatgAACTTTATTGATGTTgccttctttgtgtgtgtattttttttatatctgtcaTCCTTCATTCTTACTTTTTTGCTGGCAAAAGAATATCACCTTTAGCAACTGAAAGCTAAAATAGTAGCATTAACTTCAATAGACAAAAAGCCAAgtgttatattttgtgtacaattttctacatttttat
It includes:
- the gli1 gene encoding zinc finger protein GLI1, with the protein product MPVDMQPHQGLYHYETSPSQPSRGIVPSDQSPYSDVSSLRGPLLNGPPQDCRAMYNPMTPTMTHGSGPGQGIGNCMDQYMRPPQAPPPHSMMGHRGMPHTEGGNSTPYCNQNMMSSHHNFCQIQPGSDQMGSVDGSRFSTPRSILKLSKKRALSISPLSDASVDLQTVIRTSPNSLVAFVNSRCNPNGASSYGHLSVSAMSPSLGYSSNINCQSRQHVSMYGGGGGTPLGGHIPGPCQASRLPPHNPRLHVPPKHGHLKTEPGLGLGMDGMNLKSLEERSEGDVASPSSTGTQDPLMGLLDGRDDMDKEDGKPEPEAIYETNCHWENCSKEFDTQDQLVHHINNEHIHGEKKEFVCHWQECSREQRPFKAQYMLVVHMRRHTGEKPHKCTFEGCNKAYSRLENLKTHLRSHTGEKPYVCEHEGCNKAFSNASDRAKHQNRTHSNEKPYVCKIPGCTKRYTDPSSLRKHVKTVHGPEAHITKKHRGDTGPRPPGSAMNPGGPSSELLLEKEETRREDCKLLIPETTLKSQPSPGGQSSCSSERSPLGSANNNDSGVEMNLNAAGSLEDLTALEDGVAGGGGEPGSVATMGMSTQALKRLENLKIDKLKQIRRPPPPGRCASNKLPALPGPGENMGMCAPSPLLSNRRVMELSNHDLGGGTSIGCSSNDRRGSGTSSLSSAYTVSRRSSMVSPYLSSRRSSDVSQMGGTVGGGCHLLGPEQSVGDPLSPETNRRGAPCPGGGLPGLPNLTPAQQYSLKAKYAAATGGPPPTPLPNMEQPVTPGRRGGVLSEYHGQPLPPFLQHGGPRRHSANTEYGTGVIYPHQAPGNHSRRASDPVRSVADPQALPKRFNSLNNVAMMGRRNALQHRGSDTSLSRHLYSPRPPSITENVMMEAMGMEPQIGSVEARDRSMMMPPGERSFMGYQQQHQTMGGAGGSLGNQLSPRHDSLSCPDQGYMQGHYQNQGGEVPSRAGGNSIGQARPVHTEGMSNSLLQQAEYSMSTCQLSPSGPHYPGIGQGGDAGGPWSDSHSQIQTPNHALQNQRGMQFADPSLQPQHTQAHFNNQTGLYNSPDGTHKLTIKPEQQFHPGMGGGNACQSAKLQQQRMLLQQPQGYPQPTGQVLLRNSNNPSCDFQGQNQNSYPSAGGLSLGCAGTALTDGQRSETPMMQVKEMMVRNYVQSQQALMWEQQQEQQQQQQQQQQQSGIKPPPLSDNMDMSGQTAMMQRSPQHQNQNLYSNQPYPSYPNQNLVMSPPAHSRGTSSVTPKEQQLTGVQGSCYGQEIVVPRPPQGRKPVSRQNSLSQVAGSYLGSPPHLSPVHSNSSPRRAVRLLPVQHPQHPQNEMFSPSNNNNNMYYSDQINMDKHMDPQNGPCVNQQHSMGSNLDPSGGTKPVPMTPYPESGPISNALENLDLDNARIDFTSIIDDADSSSFSPINPPLLGQPGSSTQASSRLNTPQTSVTLAAGSGLSNMAVGDMTSMLTSLAGENKYLNTLS